The following proteins come from a genomic window of Aphelocoma coerulescens isolate FSJ_1873_10779 chromosome 18, UR_Acoe_1.0, whole genome shotgun sequence:
- the LOC138120082 gene encoding ankyrin repeat domain-containing protein 40-like → MSGAAEARELEERLREAAALGDVAEVRRLLGAGADIDSRNEINGWTCLHWACKRNHAQVVSCLLEAGADKQILTAKGELAAQLTSKPDIRRILGEEETECQGVKDLNLPIVANYLANPPFPYVYTEESIPGSLAESQNESASISSASQSETSPCPSAAQAESICTPTSCSSDEAFPAPDAAAGPPPMPTVTAASACATPGVPNGPGCPPAMPPSLGLCSPGVPSQAMPLQPDTSPSGSAPAFQPFFFTGTFPYNMQELVLKVRVQNLRDSDFIEIELDRQELTYQDLLRVSCCELGINPEQVEKIRKLPNTLVRKDKDVARLQDFQELELVLVKSGSSPFRNAGAALAERPCYNSRASKLTY, encoded by the exons ATGAGCGGCGCGGCGGAGGCGCGGGAGCTGGAGGagcggctgcgggaggcggcggcCCTGGGGGACGTGGCGGAGGTGCGGCGGCTGCTGGGCGCGGGGGCGGACATCGACTCCCGCAACGAGATCAACGGCTG GACCTGCCTGCACTGGGCCTGTAAGCGGAACCATGCCCAAGTGGTGTCCTGCCTGCTGGAGGCTGGCGCAGACAAGCAGATCCTCACTGCTAAGGGAGAGCTGGCGGCACAGCTAACATCGAAACCAGACATCCGCAGGATTTTGGGAG AGGAAGAAACTGAATGTCAAGGAGTGAAGGATTTAAATTTGCCCATTGTTGCAAACTACTTGGCCAACCCACCATTCCCTTACGTTTACACCGAAGAAAGCATTCCAGGCAGCTTggcagaatcccagaatgaaaGTGCTTCCATCTCTTCTGCTTCCCAGAGTGAAACCAGCCCTTGTCCATCAGCAGCTCAGGCCGAAAGCATCTGCACGCCCACGTCGTGCAGCAGTGATGAGGCTTTCCCGGCACCGGATGCTGCGGCCGGGCCTCCCCCCATGCCCACTGTCACTGCAGCCTCAGCGTGTGCcaccccaggggtgcccaacggCCCCGGGTGCCCCCCGGCCATGCCCCCCAGTCTGGGGCTCTGCTCCCCGGGAGTGCCCAGCCAGGCCATGCCTTTGCAGCCCGACACTTCCCCCAGTggctccgcacctgccttccaGCCCTTCTTCTTCACTGGAACATTCCCGTATAACATGCAAG AACTTGTGCTCAAGGTCAGAGTCCAGAACCTGAGAGACAGTGACTTCATTGAGATTGAACTGGACAGACAAGAACTGACCTATCAAGATCTGCTCAGAGTGAGCTGCTGTGAACTGGGCATTAATCCAGAGCAAGTAGAGAAGATCAGAAAACTACCCAATACACTTGTAAGAAAG GACAAGGATGTTGCCAGACTCCAGGACTTCCAAGAGCTGGAGCTGGTCCTTGTGAAAAGTGGCAGTTCTCCTTTCCGGAATGCTGGGGCCGCACTGGCGGAGCGGCCGTGCTACAACAGCAGAGCATCCAAGCTGACCTACTGa
- the LUC7L3 gene encoding luc7-like protein 3 isoform X1: MISAAQLLDELMGRDRNLAPDEKRSNVRWDHESVCKYYLCGFCPAELFTNTRSDLGPCEKIHDENLRKQYEKSSRFMKVGYERDFLRYLQSLLAEVERRIRRGHARLALSQNQQSSGGAGPTGKNEEKIQVLTDKIDVLLQQIEELGSEGKVEEAQGMMKLVEQLKEERELLRSTTSTIESFAAQEKQMEVCEVCGAFLIVGDAQSRVDDHLMGKQHMGYAKIKATVEDLKEKLRKRTEEPDRDERLKKEKLEREEREKEREREREERERKRRREEEEKEKERARDRERRKRSRSRSRHSSRTSDRRCSRSRDHKRSRSRERRRSRSRDRRRSRSHDRSERKHRSRSRDRRRSKSRDRKSYKHRSKSREREQDRKSKEKEKRGSDDKKSSMKSSSREKQSEDTNTDSKESETKNEVNGTNEDIKSEVQRKYAQMKMELSQVRRQTKAPSEGNDSVVLQNILRYIVLSQLFCSRLVPPLVCLFGTYL, translated from the exons ATGATATCGGCCGCCCAGCTCCTCGATGAGCTCATGGGCCGGGACAGGAACCTGGCCCCGGATGAAAAGCGCAGCAACGTGCGGTGGGACCACGAGAGC gtttgcaAATACTACCTTTGTGGCTTTTGCCCAGCTGAATTATTTACAAATACCCGTTCTGATTTAG GTCCTTGTGAAAAAATTCATGATGAAAATCTACGCAAACA GTATGAGAAGAGCTCTCGGTTTATGAAGGTGGGCTATGAGAGAGACTTCCTGCGTTATTTGCAGAGCTTGCTTGCAGAGGTGGAGCGCAGGATCCGGAGGGGCCATGCTCGTTTGGCACTGTCACAGAACCAACAGTCTTCTGGG GGAGCGGGACCTACTGGTAAAAATGAAGAGAAGATTCAGGTGTTAACTGACAAAATTGATGTACTGCTTCAACAG ATTGAAGAACTAGGGTCAGAAGGAAAGGTGGAAGAAGCACAAGGAATGATGAAACTCGTTGAACAgttaaaggaagagagagaactGCTGAGGTCTACGACTTCA acaatTGAGAGCTTTGCAgcccaagaaaaacaaatggaaGTTTGCGAAGTTTGTGGAGCCTTTTTAATTGTAGGAGATGCGCAGTCCAGGGTAGATGACCACTTGATGGGAAAGCAGCATATGGGTTATGCCAAAATAAAAGCTACTGTAGAAGATTTAAAA gaaaagttaCGAAAAAGAACAGAAGAGCCTGACCGTGATGAAAGATTGAAAAAGGAGAAGCTAGAacgggaagagagagagaaagagagggagcGAGAAAGAGAAGAGCGGGAAAGGAAGAGACGAcgtgaagaggaagaaaaggagaaagagcgGGCTCGTGACAGAGAGAGACGTAAAAGGAGCCGCTCACGAAGCCGGCATTCGAGCAGGACATCTGACAGGAGGTGCAGCCGCTCACGAGACCACAAAAGGTCAAGGAGCAGAGAAAGAAGGCGAAGCAG GAGTCGTGACCGGAGAAGAAGCAGAAGCCATGATAGATCAGAAAGGAAACACAGGTCTcgcagcagggacaggagacGGTCAAAAAGCCGGGATCGGAAATCCTACAAGCACAGAAGCAAAAGTAGAGAGAGAGAACAAGACAGGAAGTCAAAAGAAAAAG AAAAGAGGGGATCTGATGATAAAAAAAGTAGTATGAAGTCCAGTAGTCGAGAAAAACAGAGTGAAGACACAAATACAGACTCGAAGGAGAGTGAGACTAAGAATGAGGTCAATGGGACCAATGAAGACATTAAATCTGAAG TGCAGCGTAAGTATGCACAGATGAAGATGGAACTAAGTCAAGTAAGAAGACAAACTAAAGCACCTTCTGAAGGAAATGACAGTGTAGTCCTGCAAAACATTTTGAGGTACATCGTTTTGTCTCAGCTATTTTGTAGCAGACTCGTGCCCCCATTAGTGTGCCTCTTTGGGACATATTTGTAA
- the LUC7L3 gene encoding luc7-like protein 3 isoform X2, producing MISAAQLLDELMGRDRNLAPDEKRSNVRWDHESVCKYYLCGFCPAELFTNTRSDLGPCEKIHDENLRKQYEKSSRFMKVGYERDFLRYLQSLLAEVERRIRRGHARLALSQNQQSSGGAGPTGKNEEKIQVLTDKIDVLLQQIEELGSEGKVEEAQGMMKLVEQLKEERELLRSTTSTIESFAAQEKQMEVCEVCGAFLIVGDAQSRVDDHLMGKQHMGYAKIKATVEDLKEKLRKRTEEPDRDERLKKEKLEREEREKEREREREERERKRRREEEEKEKERARDRERRKRSRSRSRHSSRTSDRRCSRSRDHKRSRSRERRRSRSRDRRRSRSHDRSERKHRSRSRDRRRSKSRDRKSYKHRSKSREREQDRKSKEKEKRGSDDKKSSMKSSSREKQSEDTNTDSKESETKNEVNGTNEDIKSEGDTQSN from the exons ATGATATCGGCCGCCCAGCTCCTCGATGAGCTCATGGGCCGGGACAGGAACCTGGCCCCGGATGAAAAGCGCAGCAACGTGCGGTGGGACCACGAGAGC gtttgcaAATACTACCTTTGTGGCTTTTGCCCAGCTGAATTATTTACAAATACCCGTTCTGATTTAG GTCCTTGTGAAAAAATTCATGATGAAAATCTACGCAAACA GTATGAGAAGAGCTCTCGGTTTATGAAGGTGGGCTATGAGAGAGACTTCCTGCGTTATTTGCAGAGCTTGCTTGCAGAGGTGGAGCGCAGGATCCGGAGGGGCCATGCTCGTTTGGCACTGTCACAGAACCAACAGTCTTCTGGG GGAGCGGGACCTACTGGTAAAAATGAAGAGAAGATTCAGGTGTTAACTGACAAAATTGATGTACTGCTTCAACAG ATTGAAGAACTAGGGTCAGAAGGAAAGGTGGAAGAAGCACAAGGAATGATGAAACTCGTTGAACAgttaaaggaagagagagaactGCTGAGGTCTACGACTTCA acaatTGAGAGCTTTGCAgcccaagaaaaacaaatggaaGTTTGCGAAGTTTGTGGAGCCTTTTTAATTGTAGGAGATGCGCAGTCCAGGGTAGATGACCACTTGATGGGAAAGCAGCATATGGGTTATGCCAAAATAAAAGCTACTGTAGAAGATTTAAAA gaaaagttaCGAAAAAGAACAGAAGAGCCTGACCGTGATGAAAGATTGAAAAAGGAGAAGCTAGAacgggaagagagagagaaagagagggagcGAGAAAGAGAAGAGCGGGAAAGGAAGAGACGAcgtgaagaggaagaaaaggagaaagagcgGGCTCGTGACAGAGAGAGACGTAAAAGGAGCCGCTCACGAAGCCGGCATTCGAGCAGGACATCTGACAGGAGGTGCAGCCGCTCACGAGACCACAAAAGGTCAAGGAGCAGAGAAAGAAGGCGAAGCAG GAGTCGTGACCGGAGAAGAAGCAGAAGCCATGATAGATCAGAAAGGAAACACAGGTCTcgcagcagggacaggagacGGTCAAAAAGCCGGGATCGGAAATCCTACAAGCACAGAAGCAAAAGTAGAGAGAGAGAACAAGACAGGAAGTCAAAAGAAAAAG AAAAGAGGGGATCTGATGATAAAAAAAGTAGTATGAAGTCCAGTAGTCGAGAAAAACAGAGTGAAGACACAAATACAGACTCGAAGGAGAGTGAGACTAAGAATGAGGTCAATGGGACCAATGAAGACATTAAATCTGAAGGTGACACTCAGTCCAATTAA
- the ANKRD40 gene encoding ankyrin repeat domain-containing protein 40 isoform X1, producing the protein MAERERQERLREAAALGDAEEVRRLVELGVGLNSQNEVNGWTCLHWACKRNHVAVVAYLLHAGADKDILTKKGERPAQLTSKREIRKMLGVEDDELPDLKQDSDLPIIPNYLANPPFPYVYNTSSTSIPDPTLNGNLSHLEPQHTNSPSVPDSDAYRQAPLQPGNAAPEAPPNGDIPPLPRGSAGPLHPNPVLQRAPVYQGSVSWGRSPSLPAGSNQSLPQQGNGSCVGPVPAFQPVFFTGAFPLNVQELVLKVRIQNPNLRENDFIEIELDRQELTYKELLRVSCHELGVNPEHIQKIRKLPNTMLRKDKDVARLQDFQELELVLTVSDKNLLFRVPTLSEQSGYNKKASELTY; encoded by the exons atggcggagcgggagcggcaggagcggctgcgggaggcggcggcgctcGGCGACGCGGAGGAGGTGCGGCGGCTCGTGGAGCTGGGGGTCGGCCTCAACTCCCAGAACGAAGTCAACGGATG GACCTGTTTGCACTGGGCCTGCAAGCGGAACCACGTGGCGGTCGTGGCTTATCTGCTGCACGCTGGGGCTGACAAGGACATCCTGACCAAGAAAGGGGAGAGGCCAGCCCAGTTAACATCCAAGAGAGAGATCAGGAAGATGTTGGGAG tgGAAGATGATGAACTCCCAGACTTAAAGCAAGATTCAGATCTGCCAATCATCCCCAATTACCTGGCTAACCCACCTTTCCCATATGTTTACAACACCTCGAGTACCAGTATTCCAGATCCCACCCTGAATGGGAATCTCTCACACTTGGAACCACAACACACCAACTCTCCATCTGTACCTGACTCTGACGCCTACAGACAAGCGCCGCTACAGcctgggaatgctgctcctGAGGCACCTCCCAACGGGgacatcccacccctgccccgaGGGTCTGCTGGGCCACTACACCCAAATCCTGTCCTCCAGAGAGCTCCTGTTTACCAGGGGTCAGTGTCTTGGGGCAGAAGCCCCTCTTTGCCAGCAGGATCCAACCAGTCCTTACCCCAGCAAGGGAATGGCTCCTGCGTGGGGCCCGTGCCAGCCTTTCAGCCTGTTTTCTTCACAGGAGCTTTTCCACTAAATGTGCAAG AACTGGTGCTGAAAGTGAGAATACAAAACCCTAATCTTAGAGAAAATGACTTCATTGAAATTGAACTGGACAGACAAGAACTGACCTACAAGGAGCTGCTCCGAGTGAGTTGCCATGAGCTGGGTGTGAACCCTGAGCACATCCAGAAGATCAGAAAATTACCAAATACAATGTTAAGAAAG GACAAGGATGTTGCAAGGCTACAGGATTTCCAAGAACTGGAGCTTGTTCTAACAGTAAGCGACAAAAACTTACTTTTCAGAGTCCCAACACTTTCTGAACAGAGTGGGTATAACAAGAAGGCATCAGAACTTACATACTAA
- the ANKRD40 gene encoding ankyrin repeat domain-containing protein 40 isoform X2: protein MFSMCRTCLHWACKRNHVAVVAYLLHAGADKDILTKKGERPAQLTSKREIRKMLGVEDDELPDLKQDSDLPIIPNYLANPPFPYVYNTSSTSIPDPTLNGNLSHLEPQHTNSPSVPDSDAYRQAPLQPGNAAPEAPPNGDIPPLPRGSAGPLHPNPVLQRAPVYQGSVSWGRSPSLPAGSNQSLPQQGNGSCVGPVPAFQPVFFTGAFPLNVQELVLKVRIQNPNLRENDFIEIELDRQELTYKELLRVSCHELGVNPEHIQKIRKLPNTMLRKDKDVARLQDFQELELVLTVSDKNLLFRVPTLSEQSGYNKKASELTY from the exons ATGTTTTCCATGTGCAGGACCTGTTTGCACTGGGCCTGCAAGCGGAACCACGTGGCGGTCGTGGCTTATCTGCTGCACGCTGGGGCTGACAAGGACATCCTGACCAAGAAAGGGGAGAGGCCAGCCCAGTTAACATCCAAGAGAGAGATCAGGAAGATGTTGGGAG tgGAAGATGATGAACTCCCAGACTTAAAGCAAGATTCAGATCTGCCAATCATCCCCAATTACCTGGCTAACCCACCTTTCCCATATGTTTACAACACCTCGAGTACCAGTATTCCAGATCCCACCCTGAATGGGAATCTCTCACACTTGGAACCACAACACACCAACTCTCCATCTGTACCTGACTCTGACGCCTACAGACAAGCGCCGCTACAGcctgggaatgctgctcctGAGGCACCTCCCAACGGGgacatcccacccctgccccgaGGGTCTGCTGGGCCACTACACCCAAATCCTGTCCTCCAGAGAGCTCCTGTTTACCAGGGGTCAGTGTCTTGGGGCAGAAGCCCCTCTTTGCCAGCAGGATCCAACCAGTCCTTACCCCAGCAAGGGAATGGCTCCTGCGTGGGGCCCGTGCCAGCCTTTCAGCCTGTTTTCTTCACAGGAGCTTTTCCACTAAATGTGCAAG AACTGGTGCTGAAAGTGAGAATACAAAACCCTAATCTTAGAGAAAATGACTTCATTGAAATTGAACTGGACAGACAAGAACTGACCTACAAGGAGCTGCTCCGAGTGAGTTGCCATGAGCTGGGTGTGAACCCTGAGCACATCCAGAAGATCAGAAAATTACCAAATACAATGTTAAGAAAG GACAAGGATGTTGCAAGGCTACAGGATTTCCAAGAACTGGAGCTTGTTCTAACAGTAAGCGACAAAAACTTACTTTTCAGAGTCCCAACACTTTCTGAACAGAGTGGGTATAACAAGAAGGCATCAGAACTTACATACTAA